The Ursus arctos isolate Adak ecotype North America unplaced genomic scaffold, UrsArc2.0 scaffold_28, whole genome shotgun sequence genome has a window encoding:
- the LOC130541958 gene encoding uncharacterized protein LOC130541958 translates to MPQLWLQATDAGQDCSHWAFAAQETDPDLHQGPAGLAHQGSDRSAPSRSTSAPQTRRPVEAERDPRSVRPLGSACPAPCGPHNGRPARRGLHPSRSGRTPQPHTQEHPPPAHTAAKGSPTTSALQGNGATGATSRHSPDFRFRRASAGAGLSGLAIITGSACGVFPVAASTVRLADSPRRLVGGAIPCVRSPPARPGQDTTLLSSRRPSDLEAKHTSRRPWGIMAAKDSYFQRP, encoded by the exons ATGCC GCAACTCTGGCTGCAGGCGACTGACGCCGGACAAGACTGCTCGCACTGGGCCTTCGCTGCCCAGGAGACGGACCCAGACCTCCACCAGGGCCCGGCAGGGCTTGCCCACCAAGGCTCTGACAGGTCTGCTCCCTCCCGGAGCACCTCAGCGCCCCAGACGCGACGGCCTGTGGAGGCCGAGAGGGATCCCCGCTCCGTGCGGCCCCTTGGCTCGGCCTGCCCAGCTCCCTGCGGCCCCCACAACGGGCGACCGGCTCGCCGAGGGCTGCATCCATCCCGCTCCGGCCGCACCCCCCAGCCGCACACGCAGGAACACCCACCTCCGGCCCACACCGCTGCCAAAGGATCTCCCACTACTTCAGCTCTCCAAGGTAACGGAGCCACTGGGGCAACAAGCCGACATTCGCCTGACTTCCGCTTCCGGCGGGCCAGCGCGGGGGCGGGGCTATCAGGTCTCGCGATAATCACGGGCTCGGCGTGCGGGGTCTTCCCAGTCGCTGCATCGACGGTGCGACTCGCGGACAGCCCCCGGCGGCTCGTCGGAGGGGCGATTCCCTGCGTGCGCTCTCCGCCCGCGCGCCCTGGGCAGGACACAACGTTGCTGT CCTCACGTCGACCCAGTGATCTGGAGGCAAAACACACCAGCAGACGTCCCTGGGGAATCATGGCAGCTAAAGACTCCTACTTTCAGAGGCCGTGA
- the RAMAC gene encoding RNA guanine-N7 methyltransferase activating subunit, with protein sequence MTDTSEAVPNFEEMFASRFTEDDKEYQEYLKRPPESPPIVEEWNSRAGGNQRNRGNRLQDNRQFRGRDSRRGWPSDNRSNQWHGRSWGNNYPQHRQEPYYPHQYGHYGYNQRPPYGYY encoded by the exons ATGACAGACACTTCTGAAGCTGTTCCCAATTTTGAAGAGATGTTTGCCAGTAGATTCACAGAAGATGACAAAGAGTACCAGGAATACCTGAAACGCCCTCCTGAGTCCCCTCCAATCGTTGAGGAATGGAATAGCAGAGCTGGTGGGAACCAGAGAAATAGAGGCAATCG GTTGCAAGATAACAGACAGTTTAGAGGTAGGGATAGCAGACGGGGGTGGCCAAGTGACAATCGATCCAATCAGTGGCATGGACGATCCTGGGGTAACAATTACCCGCAGCACAGACAAGAACCTTACTACCCCCACCAGTACGGACACTATGGTTACAACCAACGGCCTCCCTATGGTTACTACTGA